The following nucleotide sequence is from Chromobacterium rhizoryzae.
ATACACCATAGGCGTGATCTCCATCTTCCTGGTGTCCTTCGCCAACTTCAGCTCCATCGGCATCATCGCCGGCGCGGTCAAGGGCCTGGACGAGGAGCGCGGCAATATGGTGTCCCGCTTCGGCCTGAAGCTGGTGTACGGTTCCACCCTGGTCAGCATTCTGTCGGCGCTGATCGGCGGCCTGGTGCTCTAAACCGGCCCCTCCTCCGCCAACAGGCCCGGTCTATGCCGGGCCTGTTTCATTTCCCGCCTCAAGCCACCTTGTCGAGGAAAATCAGCTTGATCGGCTCAGCCAGCAATTCATCGAAGCGCTTTTCGAAGGCCCGGAAGTAAGGCGCGGCCAAATGCTCGTCCAGCGCGGCGCGGCTGACGAAGGCTTCCCGCATGTAAAAGCTGCCCGGCTCGTCCGTGAGTTCGAACAAGGTGTAATCGAGGTTGCCCGCCTCGCGGCGAGTGGGCTCGACCAAGGCGGTCAAGGCCTCGCGCAAGGCGTCGCGCTGGCCGGGCTTGGCCTTGAGCACGGCGATGCTGGTCAGGGGTAATGTCGTCATGATGCGGTTCTCCGTTCTTAGAGCCTGTTCAAAGTCTGCTGCGCTTCGGCGATACGGCGTTGAAACCGAGCTCAAAATGCTCATGTACCGCTTGTACATTCCGCTTTCTCGCTCGTTTTCGCCTTGTCTCGCTCTGGCTCGCAAGACTTTGAACAGGCTCTTGGGATGATGATGCGGCGGCGGCGCGCTGGCCTACGCCTCAAACCGTCAGTATGAAGACGCCGCGCAAGGCCAAACAGACCGGCCGCGCGCAGACTCTTTCAATCCGGGTTTGAAAACGCCGCGCCACGCGCCACCCGGCGCCGGGCAATAAAAAAACCCGGCGCAAGCCGGGTTTTCCATCCAGTGCTTCCCGCCCTCACACCTTGGGCCAGGCGATGGGCCGATAATCCGGCAATCCATCCTTGAACGGCGGAATCCGCTCGCCCTCCATCAAGGGCCGCACATAATCGAGGAAGGCCGGCGTGACGCTGAAGCCGTCGGCGCCGATGAACTCCGGCGGCAGCCGCTTCTCCTGATCGCCCACCACCGCCAACGGCACCTCCACCACGTCCCAGCAATAGGGATGGTTCTGGATGCGCTTGATGCCGGCCATCACGCCGCTCTTGCCGGCCAACAGCCACTCCACCGCCCGCTCGCCCATGATGTAGGCCTGACGCACATCCATGCTGGAACCCAGATGACCGCCGGCGCGTTGCAGATAATCCACCTGCGCCACGTGCGCGGAAATGCCGCGCTCGCGCAGCAGCAGCTGGGCGATCCAGTGGCCGGCGCCGCCCAGTTGCTCATGGCCGTAGACTTCGGATTTCTTGGCCTCGGCGACGAAGCGGCCGTCGGCGTCGGTAATGCCCTCCGCCACCGCGATCGCGCACTGGCCGAAGCGCGCCAGCCTGTCGTCCACCGCGGCGAGGAAACGCTCGGCGTCGAAAGCCACTTCCGGCAGCAGCAGCAAATGCGGCGCTTCGCGCTCATTGCGCGCCGCCGCGGCGCAGGCCGCCGCCAGCCAGCCGGTATGGCGGCCCATGGTTTCCATGATGAAGACCCGGCCCCAGCCCATGCTGGTCATGTCCAGGCCCACCTCGCGCATCGCGCTGGCCAGGAATTTGGCGGAGGAGCCGTAGCCGGGGCTGTTGTCGGTGCCCACCAGATCGTTGTCTATGGTCTTGGGAACGCCCACCACCTTGAGCGGATAGCCCATGTGGCGCTCGAACTCCGCCAGACGCTCGGCGCAGCCCAGCGAACCGTTGCCGCCGTTGACCAGCAGATAATGGATGTCGTGCCGGGCCAACACTTCGCGCAGCCGCCGCCAGTCGTCGCCGGCCTCGGCGAAGCTCCCTATCATGCGCCGGCTGACGCCGAAGCTGCCGCCGGGCATGAAGGCCAGTTGGGCGATGGCCTCGTCCGATACCGCGTCGGTATTGCACAAGCGGTCCTCCAGCAGGCCGGCCAGACCGTCGAAAGCGCCGTACATCGACAGGCCGCGCTGGCGCGCGGTTTCTATCGCGCCCTGCGCGGAAGCGTTCAACACCGCAGTCGGACCGCCCGACTGCAAATATACGGCACGGGGTTTGGACATCATCGCCACCTGGAGAAATGGAGAATCAAACGGCGCGGCGCGCGGCCGGGCCGGGAATACCACAAACATACCACTGGCCGGAAAGCCGCCTCAAGCCGGACGGCGGCGCCATTCCCCATTTCCTTGACCGGCGGCAAATCCGCGCGCAAGTTGCCGCCGCGCTACAGGCGGCCTTGGCCCTCCTAATCCCAGCGCGGGCTGAACTCCGGATCTGCCAGCCGCTCGCCGCGCTCCAGGCCGGCGATGGCGTCCATATCGGCCTTGCTCAAACTCAGCGTCTCCGCCTGCAGATTGGCGGCCAGATTGGCGCGCCGGGTGGACGATGGAATCACGGCCAGCCCCTGGCGCAACAACCAGGCCAAGGCCAGCTGCGCCGGGCTGGCCCGATGCCGCGCGGCGATTTCGCGCAATAGCGGCTCGTCCATCACCTTGCCGTAAGCCAGCGGCATATAGGCGGTGACCGGCACCCCCTGCTCTCGGCAAAAATCCAGCAGCTTGCGGTTTTGCAGGAAAGGATGCACTTCCACCTGCTGGCTGGCGATCTCCCCCGGCCCCACCGCGGCCAGCGCCCGGCGCAGATGGGCGATGGTGAAATTGGACACGCCTATCCGCCGCGTCAGCCCTTGCTGCTTGGCCAGGGCCAGCGCTTCCATATATTCCGCCACCGGCAGCGCGTCGCCGGGCGACGGCCAGTGGATCAGAGTCATGTCCACCTGCTCCACGCCCAGCAAGTCCAGGCTGCGGCGCAGGCTGTCCGCCAGCCGCTCGCGCCCCAGGTTCTCGGTCCAGATCTTGGTGGTCAGAAACACTTGCTCGCGCGGCAAGCCGCTCTGGCGCAGCGCCTGCCCCACCTCGGCCTCGTTGCCGTAGATCTGCGCAGTGTCGATGTGGCGGTAGCCCAGCTCCAGCCCGGTCAATACCGAATCCACCACTTGTTGCCCTTCCAGGCGGAAGGTGCCCAAACCTATTTTTGGCATATCCATGATGAAACGTCCTTTCAATTGCGCGCCCTGCGGCGCTTTATTTCCATTGTCCTGCTCCGGCGGTCAAGCCGCCTGCGAACACATTGCCGGCGTCCGCGCCGCGCGGCGGTCCAGCGCGCCGGACCAAGTGGTCAGGGCCAAGGCGGCCAACACCACCAGCGCGCCTATCCACGGCGTGGCCAGCAGGCCCAGCTCCGCCACCACCCAGCCGCCGGCCCAGGCGCCGCCGGCGATGCCCACATTGAAGGCGGCGATGTTCAGGCCGGAAGCCACGTTCACCGCCTGCGGCGCGTCGCGTTCCGCCTGCCGCACCACATAGAGCTGCAGGCCGGCCACATTGCCGAAAGCCACCGCGCCCCAGGCCAGCACCGTGACCAGCACCCACGCCGGCGACGGCGCGGTGAAGCTCAGCGCCAGCAGCACCAGCGCCAGCAAGGCGAAGATGATCTGCAAGGCGCGCACCGGCCCCTTGCGGTCCGCCAGCCGGCCGCCCCAGATATTGCCCGCCGCCACCGACACGCCGTACACCAGCATCACCAGCCCCACCCGCGACGGCGCGAAACCGCTGACCTGCTCCAGAATGGGCGCCAGATAGGTGAAGGCGATGAAAGAACCGCCGTAGCCCAAGGCCGTCATCGCGTACACCAGCAACAGCCGCGGCCGTTTCAGCACCGCCAGCTGCGCGGCCAGCGAGGCCGGCGGCGGTTGGGGAATGTCCTTGGGCACCAGCAGCAGGCTGCCGATGAAGGCCAGCACCCCCAGCATGGACACCGCCAGAAAAGTGGCTTGCCAACCCAGGGTCTGGCCGATGAAGGTGCCCAGCGGCACCCCGCTCACCAGCGCCACCGTCAGGCCGCTGAACATCAGCGCGATGGCGCTGGCCGCCTTGTCCTTGCTCACCAGGCCGGTGGCGATGGTGGAGCCGATGGAAAAGAACACCCCGTGCGCCAGGCCGGTCAGCACCCGCGCCGCCATCAGCGCCTGGTAGCCCGGCGCCTGCCAGGCCACCAGATTCCCCAGGGTGAACAAAGCCATCAGCCCCAGCAGCAAGGGCTTGCGCGGCACGCGGCCGGTCAGCGCGGTCAACAGCGGCGCGCCCACCGCCACGCCCAAGGCGTAAAGACTGACCAATAGGCCGGCGGACGGCAGCGACACTCCCAGGCTGGAAGCGATGGTGGGAATCAGGCCCACGATGACGAATTCGGTGGTGCCAATGGCGAAGGCGCTCAAGGTCAGCGCCCATAAGGCAAGCGGCATGGTGTTCTCCCAAAGAAAAGCCGAGTCGGGCCCGCCGCGGCGGGCAAACGAATAAGGCCGCATTCTCCACGCTTGCCAGCCGCGGAAAAATCCGCTTCACTGACAAAAACTTTTGCTCAGGAATCAACAATGCTACCCATGGAAGCGCTGATTGCATTTGTCTCAGTCATAGACGCCGGCTCCTTCTCCGCCGCCGCGGAGCGTCTGGGCCAGACCCCGTCCGGCATCAGCCGCAGCGTCAGCCGGCTGGAAAAACAGTTGGGCGTGGCGCTGATCACCCGCACCACCCGCCGGCTGGACCTGACCGCGGAAGGCCGCTGGCTGCTGGAACGCGCGCGCCGCATTCTGGCCGAGCTGCATGACACCGAGGCTCAGTTGGCCGCCAGCCTGGCCCAGCCCAGCGGCCTGCTGCGCGTCAACGCCGCCACCCCCATCCTCACCCGGCTGATCGCGCCGCTGGCCGCCGGCTTTCTGGAACGCTACCCGCAGGTGCGCCTGGAGTTGACGGGCGCGGAAGGCATCGTCGATCTGATAGAAGAGCGGGCCGACGTCGCCATTCGCGTCGGCATGGGCGCGCTGGCGGACTCCAGCCTCAGCGCCCGCCGCCTGGGCGACAGCCGCATCCGCCTGGTGGCCTCGCCGGACTATCTGAGCCGCCGCGGCGCGCCGGACAGCGCCGATGCGCTGGCGCGGCACCGGCTGTTGGGCTTCACCGCGCCGGACACCCTCAATCAATGGCCGCTGCGCCACCGCGGCGGCAACGGGCTGGCCATTCAGCCCGCGCTGACCGCCTCCAGCGGCGAAACCCTGTTGCACCTGGCCTTGCACGGCGCCGGCATCGCCTGCCTCAACGACCTGCTCACCGCCGAAGATCTGCAAAGCGGCCGCTTGTTGCCGGTGCTGGACGCCGTCAGCCTGCCGTGGAGCCAGACTATCTGGGCGGTGTTCTACAAACAGGGCGCGCTGGCGCCGCGCGTCGGCGCCTGGGTGGATTATCTGGCCGCGGAGCTGGGCCAGAGGCTGGGACAGCCGACGACGATGGAAAAAAATCCGCGTCCTTCATGAAGTTCAGGAACTGAATTAATTTTTCACTTACAAAAACAATAAGATAGATCCATTACGGCGGCCTCCGCCCGCTTGCGCCATGACCACCCTGCCCCCCAAACTCATCGTCGCCATCGACGGCGTCGCCATGGAGTACATCGCCGTCGGCGCCGCCGCGCCGCCCATCGTGCTGATCAACGACGCTGGCACGCCGATGGAGGGCTGGTACAAAGTGCTGCCGGCGCTGGAAACGCTCAGCGGCGTGTTCGCCTACAACCGCTGCGGCATAGGCAACAGCGGCAACGCCCGCGAGGCGCAGACCGGCGCCGCGATGATGGAAACCCTGCGCGCGCTGTTGTTCAAGGCGGACCTAGCCCCGCCCTATGTGCTGGTGGCCCACGCCTTGGGCGGCCTGATCGCCAATCTGTTCGCCCGCAGCTACGCCGGCGAAGTGGCCGCCGTGGTGCTGCTGGACGCCGCCGTGCCGGAGGACATCAGCGCGCTGGATGCGCGGCAAGGCCGGCTGGGCCAGTTGCTGCGCCGGGCGCTGGACCTGGCTCAGGATCGGGACACCCTGAACGAGACCGGCCACCTGCGCCGTAGCGCGGAACAGATCGCTGAAGCGCCGCCCTTCCCCGACATCCCTCTGTTTGTGATCAGCGGCGGCGCGCCGGGCTTGTCCTGGCTCACCTCCAAGGCGGTGCTGGACGCGCGCGCCGAGGGCCAGCGCCGGTTGGCGGCGCTGTCGCCGCGAGGCCGCCACGTCATCGCCGCCCGCAGCGGCCATTTTCCGCAATTCTCGGAACCGGAACGGGTCGTCTCCGCGGTGCGCGACGCGCTGACGGCTATCGCCTCTAGCTAAACGCCCGTCCCATGATGGCGTTGGCCAACAAGCTCCGACGCCTCACAAGCGCTTGAAGTAATAGGCGGTGGGGTGCAGGCGTCCGTCCGGACGGGCGGCGTAATCCGGGATCTCCCCGCTCTTGCTCCAGCCCAGTTTGCGGTAGACGTCCTCCGCGCCGGAACCGGCCTCGGTGTCCAGCACCAGCAGGCGAATGCCCTGTTTGTGTGCATGATCCTCCAGCGTCGCCATCAATTGGCGCGCCACGCCGCGGCCGCGGCGGGCGGAATGCACCAAGAGCTTCTGCACCTCGGCGCGGTGGCGGCCGTTGCCGCGCTGGCAAGGCGCCAGTTGCACGCAGCCCAGCAGTTCCTCGCCCTCTTCCGCCAGCCATAATTGCAGGCCGGCGCCCAGCAGCGCGTCCACCTGCGCCCAGTAAGCGGCGGCCTCGGCCTCAGGCAAGGGCGCGAGGAAGCCCACCGACGCGCCGCCGGTCACGCAGTCGGCCAATAAGGCGCTCAGGCGCGAGTAATCCCGGGCCGCCAGCGCCGGCGTCATTCTGATCGTGCTCATCTTTTTTCCCCCTTGAACGCCGCGCGCGGACCGCGGCCACAAGCCGGGACAAGCAGTTTTCATGCCGGAGCGCGGCGCGGCAAACCTGCTAGTCTGGAACAAACCCTATCGGACGCTGCCATGGTTTGGTCCCCGATGCGCCTGGCGCTGATCTGCTGCGCCGTTCTCGCCCCGCCCTGCCTCGCCGCCGCGCCGCCGCCGGCGCGGGAGGTGGTGCTGGCCAGCGGGGAGTGGCCGCCCTATCTATCCGCCAAGCTGCCGCAGCAGGGCTATGCCTCCCACATTGTCAGCGAAGCCTTCCGCCTGGCCGGGATCACCGTGCGCTACCGGCATTTCCCCTGGGCCCGGGCCGAGGCCATGGTGCGCGGCGGCGAAATCGCGGGATCGGTGGTGTGGTCGATCACGCCGGAGCGCGAGCGATTCGCGCTGTTCAGCCTGCCGGTGGTGGTGGATGAGGAGGTGGCGTTTCACTTGGCCAAACGCCCGCTTTCTCCGACGGAGATGCCGGAGTTGTACGGCTTGCGCATGGCCACGCCCAACGGTTCCAAACTGGGGGTATGGGGCGAGGCGGTGCGCGCCGGCCATATTCGCAACGACAGCACTCAGGACATAGAAAGCGGCATGCGGCAGTTGCTGGCGGAGCGCATCGATTTTTTCCCCCTGGTCAAATCGGTGGGGCAATCCTTGCTGCGCCGGCGCTTCACGCCGGAGCAGCGCGCCGCCATCGTCTACGCGCCCAAGGTGTGGGAACGCAACGAGTACCGCCTGATGCTGAGCCGGGCGCAGCCGCAAAGCCAGTGGCTGCTGGACCGCTTCAACGAAGGCCTGGTCCGGCTTAAAAACAGCGCCCAATACCGGCGGATGGAGCGGGATTTCGAGGATGGGGCTTACGATCAGCCGGTCTCTACGGCAAAACCTTGAAGCCTCCCGGCTTACATGCGCTGAAAGAGATGGGCATAGCTGCGGCTGACTTCCAGCGGTTCCGGATAGCCGCGCAATTGCAGCATGAGGCCGCGCTGGCCGTCGTCGCGCTTGATCTGTTCGATGGCGTCCACCCGCACCAGGGTGGAGCGGTGGATCTGCCAGAATTCGTCCGGGTCCAGCGCCTGCAACAGCTCTTTGATCGGCATGCGGATCAAGGCTTCGCAGCCGACGGTCTGCACCCGGGTGTATTTTTCGTCGGATTGAAAAAACAGCACTTCGCCGGTGCTGATCATGCGCAGGCTATTGCCCACCGAGGCCTTGATCCAGCGCAGATAGTCCGGCCGCGCCAGTTGACGGCTCAGCTGCTGCAAGGAGGCCTGCCAGTGCGTCGGCAGCGCCAACTGCCGCTGCTCCCAGCGCTGGCGCGTGCGCAACAGCCGCTCGTCCTCCACCGGCTTGAGCAGATAATCCACCGCGCCTTCTTCAAAGGCCTTGATCGCGTATTGGTCGTAAGCGGTGACGAACACCACCGGGCACAGGCCGTCTATCTCCATCGCCGCGGCGATGCCGTTCTGCACCGGCATGGTGATGTCCAGAAAAGCCAGGTCCGGCCTATGCTCTCGAACCAACTCC
It contains:
- a CDS encoding putative quinol monooxygenase, whose amino-acid sequence is MTTLPLTSIAVLKAKPGQRDALREALTALVEPTRREAGNLDYTLFELTDEPGSFYMREAFVSRAALDEHLAAPYFRAFEKRFDELLAEPIKLIFLDKVA
- a CDS encoding 6-phosphofructokinase, translated to MSKPRAVYLQSGGPTAVLNASAQGAIETARQRGLSMYGAFDGLAGLLEDRLCNTDAVSDEAIAQLAFMPGGSFGVSRRMIGSFAEAGDDWRRLREVLARHDIHYLLVNGGNGSLGCAERLAEFERHMGYPLKVVGVPKTIDNDLVGTDNSPGYGSSAKFLASAMREVGLDMTSMGWGRVFIMETMGRHTGWLAAACAAAARNEREAPHLLLLPEVAFDAERFLAAVDDRLARFGQCAIAVAEGITDADGRFVAEAKKSEVYGHEQLGGAGHWIAQLLLRERGISAHVAQVDYLQRAGGHLGSSMDVRQAYIMGERAVEWLLAGKSGVMAGIKRIQNHPYCWDVVEVPLAVVGDQEKRLPPEFIGADGFSVTPAFLDYVRPLMEGERIPPFKDGLPDYRPIAWPKV
- the dkgB gene encoding 2,5-didehydrogluconate reductase DkgB, translating into MDMPKIGLGTFRLEGQQVVDSVLTGLELGYRHIDTAQIYGNEAEVGQALRQSGLPREQVFLTTKIWTENLGRERLADSLRRSLDLLGVEQVDMTLIHWPSPGDALPVAEYMEALALAKQQGLTRRIGVSNFTIAHLRRALAAVGPGEIASQQVEVHPFLQNRKLLDFCREQGVPVTAYMPLAYGKVMDEPLLREIAARHRASPAQLALAWLLRQGLAVIPSSTRRANLAANLQAETLSLSKADMDAIAGLERGERLADPEFSPRWD
- a CDS encoding MFS transporter, yielding MPLALWALTLSAFAIGTTEFVIVGLIPTIASSLGVSLPSAGLLVSLYALGVAVGAPLLTALTGRVPRKPLLLGLMALFTLGNLVAWQAPGYQALMAARVLTGLAHGVFFSIGSTIATGLVSKDKAASAIALMFSGLTVALVSGVPLGTFIGQTLGWQATFLAVSMLGVLAFIGSLLLVPKDIPQPPPASLAAQLAVLKRPRLLLVYAMTALGYGGSFIAFTYLAPILEQVSGFAPSRVGLVMLVYGVSVAAGNIWGGRLADRKGPVRALQIIFALLALVLLALSFTAPSPAWVLVTVLAWGAVAFGNVAGLQLYVVRQAERDAPQAVNVASGLNIAAFNVGIAGGAWAGGWVVAELGLLATPWIGALVVLAALALTTWSGALDRRAARTPAMCSQAA
- a CDS encoding LysR family transcriptional regulator → MLPMEALIAFVSVIDAGSFSAAAERLGQTPSGISRSVSRLEKQLGVALITRTTRRLDLTAEGRWLLERARRILAELHDTEAQLAASLAQPSGLLRVNAATPILTRLIAPLAAGFLERYPQVRLELTGAEGIVDLIEERADVAIRVGMGALADSSLSARRLGDSRIRLVASPDYLSRRGAPDSADALARHRLLGFTAPDTLNQWPLRHRGGNGLAIQPALTASSGETLLHLALHGAGIACLNDLLTAEDLQSGRLLPVLDAVSLPWSQTIWAVFYKQGALAPRVGAWVDYLAAELGQRLGQPTTMEKNPRPS
- a CDS encoding alpha/beta fold hydrolase, whose translation is MTTLPPKLIVAIDGVAMEYIAVGAAAPPIVLINDAGTPMEGWYKVLPALETLSGVFAYNRCGIGNSGNAREAQTGAAMMETLRALLFKADLAPPYVLVAHALGGLIANLFARSYAGEVAAVVLLDAAVPEDISALDARQGRLGQLLRRALDLAQDRDTLNETGHLRRSAEQIAEAPPFPDIPLFVISGGAPGLSWLTSKAVLDARAEGQRRLAALSPRGRHVIAARSGHFPQFSEPERVVSAVRDALTAIASS
- a CDS encoding GNAT family N-acetyltransferase; translation: MSTIRMTPALAARDYSRLSALLADCVTGGASVGFLAPLPEAEAAAYWAQVDALLGAGLQLWLAEEGEELLGCVQLAPCQRGNGRHRAEVQKLLVHSARRGRGVARQLMATLEDHAHKQGIRLLVLDTEAGSGAEDVYRKLGWSKSGEIPDYAARPDGRLHPTAYYFKRL
- a CDS encoding substrate-binding periplasmic protein; translated protein: MVWSPMRLALICCAVLAPPCLAAAPPPAREVVLASGEWPPYLSAKLPQQGYASHIVSEAFRLAGITVRYRHFPWARAEAMVRGGEIAGSVVWSITPERERFALFSLPVVVDEEVAFHLAKRPLSPTEMPELYGLRMATPNGSKLGVWGEAVRAGHIRNDSTQDIESGMRQLLAERIDFFPLVKSVGQSLLRRRFTPEQRAAIVYAPKVWERNEYRLMLSRAQPQSQWLLDRFNEGLVRLKNSAQYRRMERDFEDGAYDQPVSTAKP
- a CDS encoding LytR/AlgR family response regulator transcription factor, whose amino-acid sequence is MSKLSAVIADDERLMREQLRMALQRVWPELRIVAEARDGAEAVELVREHRPDLAFLDITMPVQNGIAAAMEIDGLCPVVFVTAYDQYAIKAFEEGAVDYLLKPVEDERLLRTRQRWEQRQLALPTHWQASLQQLSRQLARPDYLRWIKASVGNSLRMISTGEVLFFQSDEKYTRVQTVGCEALIRMPIKELLQALDPDEFWQIHRSTLVRVDAIEQIKRDDGQRGLMLQLRGYPEPLEVSRSYAHLFQRM